The Pyrenophora tritici-repentis strain M4 chromosome 10, whole genome shotgun sequence genome contains a region encoding:
- a CDS encoding TolA, Membrane protein involved in colicin uptake — MAEAVGVIASALTIGAGAAQLSLALFSVAQTLKNAPVEIAEIAQEIQSLAESLQMLADIIGGHKNLCKPELFERTRSIISRYNEVDAELRKLIDSPHKLARLKWCIKKPKAKSLLKKVEGIKVALVLELNIVRLAREEVIRPYSDANFSRYSDANFSVQVRNTPKANRFRRIVESAVRANRQVVEDARRDEIKNDTEKHPHVAAELDLWKADSFDTATWLYHLVFSPESPDPPARRRYQASVENADNPNPLSEASLSSMATGSNISTNVNGKEMIVWSRQTEPNQVVDRLLYAWTTLSPDQISLSATRESGDEWRDDVMSMIEEAKPDDTSSFQDWETIAEGDKDAAEVRQEAHDRVLDRKRRRPLPKVHESGPPLNPPLRRSRRRSTTTMEQLDKAWSTQADDGKKAPRVRYMDSEESTTTYDEKPRRENTHDSDSRNPFKPGYRQPSVDEYVTPWEQPIHLRIPVHVPNLPYHPPVPPPYGSYWPPPHDYDFMHPQAPLPIAVPPPPPPAQKAGEPPEPLQEPPTGFDTAEKEDCILSKLEKLIYHQENEKENNAVATDAQFARLEQLLTSNAEAEARRENVIIEEQLTQMQHARKHDEQKLEQLEKQAQEARELVEKKVAAAQAAKEAAEASLRFAQSEADKRAREEAAIKVAEEKKKIEDANKQQIEHYEELLRVVKEQRSESDQNNQGTVRRTRISEGNRSIDVTEYTADKRGSSSLMPIPSFGHLQTSQFRSDRYMDRQGDYARSRPGRRESFHSSVTSMRSSRRSPTPTNSSTTSNKSQQLIVFPAKANRDSPAISTLQRSLAEFGVDCVFQDLESSSYDQLIPYSYAESNEEQIVHSTILWESPMLSLGSELLFSLRKAGWKPTYTRTSRKGQTHFLGSQPLHTYFFQADYKPQFTTSTITPSDESIAIHSALVEKYALIELGFLFKLNETGFYILDGRLSYVRGATTPSYQAFCISSLTHCI; from the exons ATGGCAGAAGCAGTGGGCGTCATTGCCTCTGCACTCACCATTGGCGCTGGTGCAGCTCAACTCTCGCTCGCTCTCTTTAGTGTAGCCCAAACACTGAAAAACGCCCCTGTTGAGATTGCTGAAATAGCACAAGAGATCCAATCCTTGGCCGAGAGCCTCCAGATGCTTGCAGATATCATTGGTGGTCACAAGAATCTGTGCAAGCCTGAGCTCTTTGAGAGGACACGTAGTATCATATCGCGTTACAACGAGGTCGATGCAGAATTGAGGAAGCTCATCGACTCCCCTCATAAGCTAGCGAGGCTGAAGTGGTGCATCAAGAAACCCAAAGCCAAAAGCCTTCTAAAGAAGGTTGAAGGGATCAAAGTTGCTCTTGTTCTGGAGTTGAACATTGTCCGGCTTGCACGAGAAGAGGTTATCAGACC ATACAGCGACGCGAACTTCAGCAGATACAGCGACGCGAACTTCAGCGTACAAGTTCGCAATACTCCAAAGGCCAATCGTTTTCGCAGAATCGTTGAAAGCGCAGTCCGGGCGAACCGACAAGTAGTAGAAGATGCACGGCGCGATGAGATTAAGAATGATACCGAGAAACATCCACATGTAGCTGCAGAATTAGATCTTTGGAAAGCAGATTCTTTCGACACCGCAACATGGCTGTATCATCTTGTATTCAGCCCTGAGTCACCAGATCCACCAGCACGTCGGCGGTATCAGGCATCCGTTGAAAACGCCGACAATCCTAATCCGCTCTCGGAAGCTTCTCTTTCTTCCATGGCTACTGGGTCGAACATATCTACAAACGTCAACGGCAAAGAAATGATAGTATGGAGCAGACAAACAGAACCCAATCAAGTGGTTGACAGACTGCTCTACGCGTGGACAACATTGTCCCCTGATCAAATCAGTCTCAGTGCAACCCGCGAAAGTGGCGACGAATGGAGAGACGACGTCATGTCAATGATTGAAGAGGCGAAACCTGACGATACATCCTCCTTTCAGGATTGGGAAACGATTGCTGAAGGAGATAAGGACGCTGCTGAAGTTAGGCAAGAAGCACACGACAGGGTACTTGATAGAAAGAGAAGGCGCCCGTTGCCCAAAGTGCACGAATCTGGGCCGCCCTTGAATCCTCCCTTGCGTAGATCTCGTCGGCGTTCTACGACTACGATGGAACAATTGGATAAGGCATGGTCAACACAAGCCGATGATGGGAAAAAGGCTCCCCGAGTTCGTTACATGGATAGCGAGGAAAGCACCACTACTTACGACGAAAAGCCAAGGCGGGAAAACACGCACGATTCCGACTCTCGCAATCCATTCAAGCCTGGCTACAGACAACCGTCCGTTGACGAGTATGTGACTCCTTGGGAACAACCGATTCATTTACGTATTCCTGTTCATGTACCAAATCTACCTTACCATCCACCGGTTCCTCCTCCCTACGGCTCGTATTGGCCGCCGCCACACGATTATGATTTTATGCATCCGCAGGCACCACTCCCAATTGCTGTaccaccgccaccaccgCCAGCACAGAAAGCTGGGGAACCTCCTGAGCCTTTGCAAGAACCCCCTACAGGCTTTGACACCGCCGAGAAAGAGGATTGCATTCTTTCTAAACTGGAAAAATTGATATATCATCAAGAAAACGAGAAAGAGAACAACGCTGTTGCAACTGACGCTCAATTTGCAAGACTTGAGCAACTTTTGACATCAAATGCAGAGGCCGAGGCGCGACGCGAAAATGTAATAATCGAGGAACAGCTTACACAAATGCAGCACGCGCGCAAACATGATGAACAGAAATTGGAGCAGCTAGAAA AGCAAGCTCAAGAAGCAAGGGAATTAGTTGAAAAGAAAGTAGCTGCAGCTCAAGCCGCTAAAGAAGCAGCAGAAGCTTCACTGAGGTTCGCACAATCAGAAGCAGACAAGAGAGCACGAGAGGAAGCTGCAATCAAAGTAGccgaggagaagaagaaaatcGAAGATGCTAACAAGCAGCAAATTGAGCACTACGAAGAGCTTCTCCGAGTAGTCAAAGAGCAGCGATCAGAATCAGATCAAAACAACCAGGGTACGGTTCGCCGAACTCGTATTTCAGAGGGCAACCGCAGCATCGACGTTACAGAATACACGGCAGACAAGCGAGGGTCTTCTTCACTCATGCCAATACCCTCATTTGGACACCTCCAAACTTCACAATTCCGATCGGACAGATATATGGATAGACAAGGTGACTATGCTCGGTCTCGACCTGGACGTCGTGAAAGCTTTCACAGCTCAGTCACTTCGATGCGATCATCACGAAGATCACCAACGCCTACGAATAGCTCAACAACCAGCAACAAGTCACAACAGCTGATCGTGTTTCCAGCCAAAGCAAACAGGGATTCGCCTGCAATATCCACTTTGCAAAGATCCCTCGCAGAATTCGGTGTTGACTGCGTCTTCCAAGACCTCGAGAGCTCGTCATATGACCAGCTAATACCCTACTCATATGCCGAATCCAATGAGGAGCAGATAGTCCACAGCACCATACTCTGGGAATCCCCAATGCTCAGCCTAGGCAGCGAGCTACTCTTCAGTTTGCGAAAAGCCGGGTGGAAACCTACATACACACGAACTTCGC GCAAAGGCCAAACCCACTTCCTCGGCAGCCAACCCCTACACACGTACTTCTTCCAAGCAGACTACAAGCCCCAATTTACAACCTCTACAATAACGCCCTCGGACGAATCCATCGCCATCCACAGCGCCCTGGTCGAAAAATACGCGCTGATCGAACTGGGTTTTCTATTCAAGCTGAATGAAACGGGCTTCTACATCTTGGATGGCCGATTATCTTACGTACGTGGCGCTACCACGCCATCATATCAAGCCTTCTGCATTTCATCGCTAACACATTGTATATAG
- a CDS encoding PhoA, Alkaline phosphatase has protein sequence MKCTCSSIGAAALLVGSVFAQTFRRLGACESLGCLFPPSQADFLAGQYFDIRLEVHQPMNGSEFIGLPLDENFTLTVSKKGEEVQNATEFFEVEEPKLEKWNFTWYEDLFARDAKTPSFVNVAAKAYRRVALYEPGEYTATLNYNNGSKTEATWFVRPLAEERKAKNIILFIGDGMTTAMITAARLIAHKQINGKYQSLMAMDKFPILGHQMTHSIDSFITDSANSAVWRHR, from the exons ATGAAGTGCACTTGCTCGAGTATCGGTGCAGCGGCGCTTTTGGTGGGCTCTGTCTTTGCTCAGACGTTTCGCCGTCTTGGAGCTTGTGAATCACTCGGTTGTCTGTTCCCCCCGTCTCAGGCTGATTTCCTCGCTGGACAGTATTTTGACATCCGTCTCGAGGTTCATCAGCCTATGAATGGTTCAGAATTCATTGGTCTTCCTCTAGATGAGAACTTCACTTTGACTGTGAGCAAGAAGGGGGAGGAGGTTCAAAATGCCACTGAATTCTTCGAGGTTGAAGAACCTAAGCTGGAGAAGTGGAATTTTACGTGGTATGAAG ATCTCTTTGCACGTGATGCGAAAACGCCCTCCTTCGTCAATGTCGCTGCCAAAGCATACCGTCGTGTCGCACTTTATGAGCCTGGAGAGTACACTGCTACTCTGAACTACAATAATGGAAGTAAAACGGAAGCAACGTGGTTTGTTCGACCCTTGGCCGAGGAGCGAAAAGCGAAAAACATCATTCTGTTCATCGGTGACGGCATGACTACGGCCATGATCACTGCGGCAAGATTGATAGCACACAAGCAGATCAACGGAAAATACCAGAgcttgatggccatggacAAATTTCCCATTCTGGGTCACCAGATGACTCACTCTATCGACAGCTTCATTACCGACTCTGCCAACTCTGCGGTATGGCGCCATCGTTGA
- a CDS encoding PhoA, Alkaline phosphatase codes for MAKWLDRNVYRDNLNQSLSPTGDKKPALDQPGLREMTLKAIDILEARSGDAGWLLMSEAASIDKMMHVLDYDRALGELLELDDTVKATIAHLNSTDSLKETLIIVTADHGHGFDVIGSVDTKYLNAQGDDRKKREAIGVYEQSGGSQYINTGNLTYTDRNFPSNWSPRYTLAEGFMANPDHRETWSVHKDGPRTPATELEEDSDDYYVNPKDGKGGITLNGTLPVENDQGVHSLTDVPVYAMGPCQELFQGTFNSIDIFFNMAECFGLGRGEPQEEK; via the coding sequence ATGGCTAAATGGCTTGACCGCAACGTCTACCGTGACAACCTTAACCAGTCGCTCTCACCTACCGGCGACAAGAAACCTGCTCTTGATCAGCCCGGTCTCAGGGAGATGACACTAAAGGCCATTGACATTCTTGAGGCACGTTCCGGCGATGCCGGGTGGCTACTGATGTCTGAGGCAGCCAGTATCGACAAGATGATGCACGTCCTAGACTACGACCGCGCTCTTGGCGAACTCCTTGAACTCGACGACACGGTAAAAGCCACCATCGCCCACCTCAACAGCACAGACAGCCTCAAAGAGACTCTCATCATCGTCACCGCCGACCACGGCCACGGCTTCGATGTCATAGGGTCCGTCGACACCAAGTACCTCAACGCCCAAGGCGATGACCGCAAGAAGCGCGAGGCTATAGGTGTCTACGAGCAGTCTGGAGGATCACAGTACATCAACACTGGTAATCTCACATACACAGACCGAAACTTCCCGTCCAATTGGAGCCCACGTTACACCCTCGCCGAGGGCTTCATGGCAAACCCCGATCACAGAGAGACATGGTCTGTCCACAAAGACGGCCCCCGTACCCCTGCTACTGAGCTTGAGGAAGATAGCGATGATTATTACGTTAACCCCAAAGACGGCAAAGGCGGTATCACACTCAACGGTACACTACCTGTCGAGAACGACCAGGGCGTGCATTCTTTGACTGATGTACCTGTTTACGCAATGGGTCCTTGCCAAGAGCTCTTCCAAGGAACATTCAACAGCATTGACATCTTTTTTAATATGGCGGAGTGCTTTGGTCTTGGCCGGGGGGAGCCGCAAGAGGAAAAATAG
- a CDS encoding ATP-dependent DNA helicase PIF1, producing the protein MSDGAYYPARHDPDNPTNQQSYYPDNATYQQPYYPAYHYVMPPSGYLTNEHAHTSPSSTTPAPTFPQYYTPSKPLQYASSVDVLPAGYPEQAYTYGWPAPAAYSQYMPSPNTIDVSEAYARKRKPDDEYAAAQHKRSRPEASAVYPTSRPLSSNDGGRVSGLPPGTQHNPFEIDASPEKAVGNRAGELKKNLGHSNLPNDLREAGLYVQKPDPSAKKSKLYAVPGGRIPGIYTDYQLVMQQTDKYPDSRHKKFGSEDEAWEFMNANRQYVETALQRPKESDRSSYTSPPPPYTPHAYALPTPPSERCAQPANDGTSSPTERPLSANPPDTHAVHYVPELEPTLSTEQQHVVDLVMRGRNVFYTGSAGCGKSTILKAVVRKLKEQGKHVQIIAPTNLAALNVNGQTIWSFAGWTPNSIKKSLDKLKSAACGEESWERFNMVDVLIIDEISMIENHMLERLSQVMSSARGPDRGPFGGVQVVCTGDFFQLSPVKPFAHCLGCGWDLKRAFRNSEIKYTCDNRQCRYSHFLDTDKWAFCSKAWQECDFEHINLTEIHRQSDKKFISILQKIRIDGTIVENHKNILLNHKSEAEGGVKLFSKVAAVEKENRENIDKLLSEPIDYKSLDTFDWRNREDISLSKYQKESDKVPGTLQQLNDHRYDANIRLKVGMRVLLKANVEPTSGLVNGAQGTLIDLEPFDEHKLPRKSESKNDISGSIKGSHAKYAERQIKVYADRNQRKPWPIVQFDNGLTRTIYADCTCNEVGDDEPVSVLSRTQIPLVAGWALSIHRAQGMTLDRVIVDLSEVFESSQSVELARWEV; encoded by the exons ATGAGTGACGGCGCATACTATCCTGCGCGTCACGACCCTGACAACCCCACCAACCAGCAGTCATACTACCCTGATAATGCTACATATCAGCAGCCTTATTACCCTGCCTATCATTATGTCATGCCTCCTA GCGGCTATTTGACCAACGAGCATGCGCATACGAGCCCTTCCTCCACAACGCCCGCCCCCACGTTTCCACAATACTACACACCTTCCAAGCCATTGCAGTATGCTTCATCTGTAGACGTGCTGCCTGCCGGATATCCAGAACAAGCATATACCTACGGCTGGCCGGCTCCAGCTGCATATAGCCAGTACATGCCATCGCCAAATACAATCGATGTGTCGGAGGCGTATGCTAGGAAGAGAAAGCCTGATGACGAATACGCAGCCGCGCAACACAAACGGTCAAGGCCAGAAGCATCGGCAGTATACCCTACCTCACGGCCATTGTCGTCAAATGATGGCGGTCGGGTTAGCGGACTTCCTCCCGGTACACAACACAATCCATTTGAGATTGACGCGAgcccggagaaggcagtgGGGAACAGAGCGGGAGAGTTGAAGAAGAATCTAGGGCACTCCAACCTCCCAAATGATCTCAGGGAGGCTGGACTCTATGTTCAGAAGCCTGATCCCTCTGCGAAGAAAAGCAAACTCTATGCAGTACCTGGCGGGAGAATACCGGGTATATACACCGACTACCAGTTGGTCATGCAGCAAACAGACAAGTATCCAGATTCGCGCCACAAGAAATTTGGGAGCGAAGATGAGGCTTGGGAGTTTATGAACGCCAATAGGCAGTACGTTGAGACAGCACTCCAACGCCCGAAAGAGAGTGATCGTTCCTCATACACATCGCCTCCTCCACCCTACACACCTCACGCATATGCTCTTCCGACCCCACCCTCAGAGCGATGTGCGCAACCAGCAAACGATGGTACATCATCACCTACGGAACGACCACTTTCAGCGAATCCACCGGATACCCATGCAGTCCATTACGTACCCGAACTTGAACCCACATTGAGCACCGAGCAGCAACATGTGGTTGATCTGGTTATGAGGGGACGTAACGTATTCTATACCGGATCTGCAGGATGCGGGAAGTCTACCATCTTAAAGGCTGTAGTCAGAAAACTGAAGGAACAAGGAAAGCATGTCCAGATCATAGCACCTACCAACCTCGCAGCTCTCAATGTCAACGGGCAGACAATATGGAGCTTCGCTGGATGGACGCCGAACTCGATCAAAAAGTCTCTGGATAAATTGAAGTCAGCTGCTTGTGGAGAGGAATCGTGGGAAAGGTTCAATATGGTGGACGTGCTCATCATTGATGAGATCAGCATGATTGAAAACCACATGTTGGAACGTTTGAGTCAAGTCATGAGCAGTGCTAGAGGGCCAGATCGTGGACCGTTTGGTGGCGTGCAGGTTGTTTGTACAGGTGACTTCTTTCAGCTGTCGCCTGTAAAGCCATTCGCTCATTGTCTCGGTTGCGGCTGGGATCTGAAGCGTGCATTCAGGAATAGCGAAATAAAGTACACATGCGATAACCGTCAGTGTCGTTACAGCCATTTTTTGGATACTGATAAATGGGCGTTTTGCAGCAAAGCCTGGCAG GAATGCGACTTCGAGCACATAAATCTCACTGAGATCCACAGACAGAGCGACAAGAAGTTTATTAGTATTCTTCAAAAGATCCGAATAG ACGGCACGATTGTGGAAAACCACAAAAACATCCTCCTTAACCACAAGTCTGAGGCAGAAGGGGGCGTTAAACTCTTTTCAAAGGTCGCAGCTGTCGAGAAAGAAAACAGGGAAAACATTGACAAGCTACTTTCCGAACCTATCGACTACAAGAGCCTCGACACTTTCGATTGGAGGAACCGAGAAGACATATCACTGTCGAAATACCAAAAGGAATCGGATAAAGTGCCTGGCACATTGCAGCAACTG AATGATCATCGTTACGACGCTAATATAAGGCTCAAGGTCGGGATGCGAGTATTACTCAAGGCAAATGTCGAACCGACGTCTGGCCTTGTTAATGGCGCCCAAGGTACCCTTATTGATCTTGAACCGTTTGACGAACACAAATTACCACGCAAATCAGAAAGCAAAAATGACATAAGCGGCAGTATCAAAGGTTCCCACGCCAAGTATGCCGAGCGTCAGATCAAGGTATACGCCGACCGTAACCAAAGAAAGCCGTGGCCAATCGTGCAGTTCGACAATGGCTTGACTAGAACAATATATGCCGACTGTACTTGCAACGAAGTCGGGGACGACGAGCCAGTCAGTGTGTTATCGAGGACACAGATTCCACTTGTAGCAGGGTGGGCTCTGAGCATCCACCGTGCACAAGGAATGACGTTAGACCGTGTAATTGTAGATCTCAGTGAGGTTTTTGAGTCGAGTCAG TCAGTAGAGCTCGCTCGTTGGGAGGTCTGA
- a CDS encoding RRN9 domain containing protein produces the protein MSLFGGSAPTPSSSSESDTSESSSVSSSPSVVETENPRDIPEIQRRDTEEKDTDTDSQEESDENTNQAQRWRNTTDEELQIMESLEQMEAEDLSAHLYNAHALKRRVRRPIQDLAQLKSWQGRDSWLKSGKDLEFTDEAGLVQPELVPPKVWTAWPDPPEKLLRSEIPSASDFALEWQIGGVEDALEELKEELLAIFLRLARKQWDQRESPSSESDVEESAETSRSRSLEGSTTPANSRPTSRADGDVNDGDTNDGDIDDGEMDLDGYSHDEACDTGDEATARKRGRQFYFNTLTQPTVMADDTKAQRILQPTIQSMISRLDRLALAILRTRTNHYTGADGSVADTSDADTSDSELSRSASRSPSRARSKSVTSPESSSPSPSSEESTSDDNTRLQNLRFSDFDHDTVAAWEHGKSTLRHLKRERRKEKHLERKRRRSSSSESDGEKWTIKDDSFREGLMDWSELLGLAAVQGWDPEAIARTAQRCATLFDESMSFIPIPESQATKSPLEPVVYTPSTIPAPPIVPSNTRGPTLNRPFFQTGTLRCPHPDCYGSKKDFAIPYRTIEHCIRVHGYDPRTNSEGVGDGFLQPVTLRPGWLGNGRPKVGNARKRAKSKHVETDTSEAGD, from the exons ATGTCGTTGTTCGGCGGGAGTGCACCGACGCCCAGCTCATCGTCTGAGTCTGACACCTCGGAATCCTCTTCCGTATCCTCGTCGCCATCGGTCGTAGAGACTGAAAATCCGCGCGATATACCAGAGATACAGCGACGTGATACCGAAGAAAAAGACACAGACACAGACTCGCAGGAAGAAAGCGATGA AAATACAAACCAGGCCCAGAGATGGAGGAACACCACGGACGAAGAACTTCAAATTATGGAGTCACTCGAGCAGATGGAGGCTGAAGATCTTTCTGCACACCTATACAATGCCCATGCGCTCAAGCGACGGGTGCGACGACCTATACAAGACCTAGCGCAGTTGAAGAGCTGGCAGGGAAGAGATAGTTGGCTCAAGTCGGGAAAGGATCTAGAGTTCACGGACGAAGCAGGGCTCGTTCAGCCGGAGTTGGTGCCGCCAAAAGTATGGACAGCATGGCCAGACCCTCCTGAAAAGCTTCTACGCTCAGAAATTCCATCGGCGAGTGACTTTGCTCTGGAATGGCAAATTGGTGGGGTGGAAGATGCATTGGAAGAGCTCAAGGAAGAACTTTTGGCAATCTTTTTACGCCTGGCAAGAAAGCAGTGGGATCAGCGGGAGTCTCCTTCATCGGAATCCGACGTTGAAGAGTCTGCGGAGACTTCGCGCAGCCGGTCGCTAGAAGGAAGCACCACGCCTGCAAACTCGCGTCCCACGTCTCGAGCTGATGGAGATGTAAATGATGGAGATACGAATGATGGGGATATAGATGACGGGGAGATGGATCTTGATGGCTACTCGCATGATGAAGCGTGCGACACTGGGGATGAAGCTACAGCTAGGAAGCGTGGGAGACAATTTTATTTCAACACGTTGACGCAGCCGACTGTTATGGCTGACGATACGAAGGCACAGCGGATTCTTCAACCAACAATCCAGTCCATGATCAGCAGGTTAGACAGGCTTGCGCTGGCGATACTCCGAACACGGACGAATCATTATACTGGCGCTGACGGCTCAGTTGCAGACACTTCCGATGCAGATACGTCTGATTCGGAGTTAAGTAGATCTGCTTCAAGGTCTCCATCAAGAGCCCGGTCGAAGAGTGTCACGAGCCCTGAATCGAGCAGTCCATCCCCTTCGAGTGAAGAATCAACATCCGATGACAACACAAGACTTCAGAACTTGAGATTTTCTGATTTTGATCACGATACAGTGGCCGCGTGGGAACACGGCAAATCAACATTACGCCATCTGAAACGAGAGCGTCGGAAAGAGAAGCATCTGGAACGGAAGCGTCGCAGGTCCTCAAGCAGCGAGAGCGACGGTGAAAAATGGACAATCAAAGATGATAGTTTCAGAGAAGGTCTTATGGACTGGAGTGAATTGCTTGGACTAGCTGCTGTTCAAGGCTGGGACCCCGAAGCTATTGCACGCACAGCCCAGCGCTGCGCCACTCTATTCGACGAAAGCATGTCATTCATACCCATTCCCGAATCACAGGCCACGAAGTCCCCTCTCGAACCAGTCGTGTACACCCCCTCCACCATACCAGCCCCACCAATCGTCCCCTCAAATACAAGGGGCCCAACACTCAACCGCCCATTCTTCCAGACTGGCACACTGCGCTGTCCACATCCGGACTGCTACGGTAGCAAGAAAGACTTTGCAATACCGTATCGCACTATTGAGCATTGTATACGTGTTCATGGGTACGATCCGAGGACGAACAGTGAGGGCGTGGGGGATGGGTTTTTACAGCCGGTAACGTTGAGGCCTGGGTGGCTCGGAAATGGAAGGCCAAAAGTTGGGAATGCAAGGAAGAGGGCGAAGAGCAAGCATGTGGAGACCGATACTTCTGAAGCTGGGGACTGA
- a CDS encoding FabG, Dehydrogenase with different specificities (related to short-chain alcohol dehydrogenase), with protein sequence MSPSQKQVALVVGASRGIGRQIAIGLAKEGYAVIVAAKSTSDASKCTPFPPDPNSPSSTISTVEREIRDAGGEATAISVDTRDFPSIERLVSQTVATYGRLDVLIYNSGAIWWASVEKTPMKRFQLMQRVNVEGLYGVIQACLPHFKQADGKWRGRIIVVSPPIYSRFFRGKTAYAMGKVGMSVLTKGLAMDFIREGKSEMAITSIWPATAIQSGATQNLAKEDAKDLRTADIFSDAVLAMIRAEVEEVNGELLLDEDFLRTRGVKEFGKYSLVEGSVPRRMMPEEFPDLRVREQDDEGKRLDSTVLRAAKL encoded by the exons ATGTCGCCATCTCAGAAGCAAGTCGCACTCGTCGTTGGTGCCTCAAGGGGTATTGGCCGACAAATCGCCATTGGCCTGGCGAAGGAAGGCTACGCAG TCATTGTAGCAGCAAAATCCACGTCCGATGCCTCAAAATGTACCCCCTTCCCGCCCGACCCCAACTCCCCCAGCTCCACCATCTCCACGGTCGAGCGCGAGATCCGCGACGCCGGCGGCGAGGCCACAGCCATAAGCGTCGATACGCGCGACTTCCCCAGCATAGAGCGACTGGTCTCACAAACCGTTGCGACATACGGCCGGCTAGACGTGCTCATCTACAACAGTGGCGCGATATGGTGGGCAAGCGTGGAAAAGACACCCATGAAGCGATTCCAGCTCATGCAGCGTGTAAACGTCGAAGGCTTATACGGTGTCATACAGGCATGCTTGCCTCACTTCAAGCAAGCGGATGGGAAATGGCGGGGCCGCATAATCGTCGTTAGCCCACCCATCTACTCGCGCTTCTTCCGCGGGAAGACCGCATACGCAATGGGTAAAGTAGGCATGAGCGTGCTTACAAAAGGTCTCGCCATGGACTTTATCCGCGAAGGGAAGAGTGAAATGGCAATCACTAGTATCTGGCCCGCGACGGCGATTCAGAGTGGGGCGACGCAGAATCTGGCGAAAGAAGACGCAAAGGATCTCAGGACGGCGGATATCTTCTCAGATGCGGTGTTGGCGATGATTAGGGCGGAGGTAGAGGAGGTTAATGGCGAGTTGTTGCTTGACGAGGATTTCCTGAGGACGAGGGGAGTGAAAGAGTTTGGGAAGTACAGTTTGGTGGAGGGGAGTGTGCCGAGGAGGATGATGCCGGAGGAGTTTCCAGATCTGAGAGTTAGAGAGCAGGATGATGAGGGGAAGAGGCTGGATAGTACCGTCTTGAGGGCGGCGAAGCTTTGA
- a CDS encoding DSBA domain containing protein, producing the protein MAGKITSYLDCVSPYSYFALLYLEKNREVLKSHGVEIDIVPVFLGGINVGSGNKPPWTLEAKAHYSRYDSARAKRYFGVPNIQTPSFFPILSLFPQRALCYVKEAHREKFVAVFFDIYRAMWEGGEDVSKPEILGKVLEQQFSEDEARKVMASANSAPYKQRLNDNTKEALDRGAFGCPWFFVRNSKGEEEPFFGSDRYVPFVQSPHVLLAIFHLSSEPG; encoded by the exons ATGGCGGGGAAAATCACAAGCTATCTGGATTGCG TATCACCATACTCATACTTCGCTTTACTATATCTCGAGAAGAACCGGGAAGTCCTCAAATCTCATGGAGTGGAAATTGA CATAGTGCCCGTCTTCCTAGGTGGTATCAATGTTGGCAGCG GCAACAAGCCCCCTTGGACCCTCGAGGCAAAGGCGCACTACAGCAGGTACGACAGCGCGCGAGCGAAACGGTACTTCGGCGTACCCAATATCCAGACGCCATCGTTCTTCCCGATTCTCTCACTGTTTCCACAGCGCGCTTTGTGTTATGTAAAGGAGGCGCATCGAGAGAAGTTTGTTGCTGTCTTCTTTGACATCTATCGCGCAATGTGGGAAGGTGGCGAAGATGTCAGTAAGCCGGAGATCCTGGGCAAAGTACTGGAACAGCAGTTCAGCGAAGATGAAGCTCGGAAAGTCATGGCAAGCGCAAACAGCGCACCATACAAGCAGCGGCTCAACGATAACACCAAGGAAGCACTCGATCGAGGTGCATTTGGCTGCCCATGGTTCTTCGTACGGAACTCAAAAGGGGAAGAGGAGCCTTTCTTCGGAAGCGATAGGTACGTACCCTTTGTACAATCTCCCCATGTTCTTCTGGCCATATTCCATCTTTCCTCTGAACCCGGTTAG